Part of the Anopheles coluzzii chromosome 3, AcolN3, whole genome shotgun sequence genome is shown below.
CAACGCACAGTGGCGTCCCGGTCGTACCCGCCGCCGCCTGTCCCATCCCCGTCGCCGAGGccatcgccgccgccgccgcccccgcCGCCATACGATCGGTCAACAATCCATTGCCACCGGGCGGAAGGGCGACCGCGTCCGTACAGTCGGGCGGGAGGCAGCCGGACCCGGAACCGCAGGACGAGCCCGCCGCCATTCCGGGCCCGACCGACGTACCGGTGGACGACGGGCTGATGGCGCTCGAGCCGGACGAGGAGGTGGTGCCCGCGCCGGAACTCGACGGTGTCGCTAGCGTTAGTGAGGTTAGTTGACGGGTGCTGCCGTCCAGCAAGCGCCGGTGCAAACCACAAATGTTCCTAAAGGAGGAAGTAGGAAGTAGTACGGTAAACGGTAATTATAAAGATAgcagaaagggggaaaaacagAGCAGCGACAACACACCAGTAGTGAGAGAGTATACCAAAAGGGGTgggaaaattggaaacaaaTACGCAGAGAAGGAAACCAGAGGTCGGGTTTACATGACAAGGGAACATTAAAGGAGGAAAACAGAAAGCAAATCAAACTACAGGACTGATTGGTTTTAGGTTGAATAATCGGACTTTTTCCGGCAAAAAACAAGGGTTGCATTAGACGATCACGGGTAGTATCACTTGTAGAAGGAAAAGAATGTATAAAAAACGACACGCGACAACAAGTCAGgggaaaacgaagaaaaacacaacaaacagaaTGCTTAAGATTGGCATCACATCACAGTGAAGAGataaaggtaaaaaaaaaaacaaaacggtctCAAACGGTTTCGACGAAACGATTGTCAAAATAACGTTTTGGTGGAGTTTTGTGGAACGAAAATTAAACTCCTCATTGGTATATCACATCATAGACCTGTAATATGGACAAAAATGTTGCGATTTGAAAAGTGAATGTTGTTGAAAAGTGGAGTGTTTCAAATGAAAAGTGATCATTATCAAGTGTGTTGTACGAAATTAAGGCAATTAAGTTCAAACGTTACACTTCACATTACACAACTATGAAAAACTGttaaaaaacagaacaagcttgctgttggtggtgtgtctgtgtgtgtgtgtgtgtgtctgtgtgtgtgtgtgtttgtgtgagttaTCTGACTTATTAAAGTGTATAGGTGTGTATTACATTAGCATAATCGATACTACTTGTGctgacaaaaaacaaatgcttcCACTCTGCAGTGACACGATTTCATATTGCAACGACACGtgagcaacaaaacaacgctCGACGCATTTGCTACACCATGTAAAACGACAATGTACAGTGTACCGGAACTACTCCTTTGATCACACTGCACTCTATCTACAGCCAAAGCGGAAAAGAAACGAACTTCAAGGTGGCCAGACAACGTTCCACATGTGTCCAACTGTGCCATTGTGTTtgcttcgtgtgtgtgtttctgtgtgtttggtgAGCAAGAGTGGGCTTTTGTGtcatttatcgttttttttcaattttgtttgttgcttgctTACACTACATTACGTTCTTCAGAAAACAGTgcagaagcacacacaaaaaatcacaaGGAAAAACACGACATAAAACTGTTGAATACAAGAGAAAGAGTGCCATTCTTTCccgttgttattttttttctttttaaaaatcaaatccaGCATACATTAACGTGAAAAAGGGATAAACGataaacaacagcaaacaaaccacTACCTCCTCActctcgaaacacacacacagacaaataCGTGAGAAGGAGGAGCATAAGTGTGAAAAGACTCGCATTAACAACGGTGCTAGCATGATTACTAGTCGCTTACTTTAACACCGTCGCACTGGTAGAcgagatggtggtggtagcgatGGTGGAAGTAGAATTGGAACAacaagtagtagtagtagtagaagtagtagtagtagaagaagaagtagtggtagtggtagcaCAAGTGGCGAAAGTGGTAGCTGCAGTACTGGTGGCGTTACCACCACCGGTAATGGTAGCCGCCGCAGCATGGCTGATGGGCGCAGGGCCGGTGGCAGACTTATGGCAATCGTTTGTCGATTGATTCGACTGTCCCTTTATGATAAACTTAAGTACTACCCGCACTACTGAGCGGAATCTAAACGACGAgtgggaaaaagaaagaaagaaagagagagaaataacAGATAAAGGGGAAGAGCCGGAAGAGAGAAacaagagagaaagggaaggaaaatgaaaagaataagagaaagaaagagttaaagaaataaaacagtaCAGTATGAACATAAGACGAAAATGGAGTTGTAGAGCTAATCGGTATTGTGGtatgtgcgtttttttttttcatttttgttttatgtttgcgTTGACGATAgtgaaaatgaatttttttaattgaaaaaaatgtaaaggtGACATTAATCATTTGTAAATGGTATATTTTGATGTAAACGGTAAcagtataattaaaaaaaacccaacactaaagtaaacatacaaaaacaatttaaaaaaaatgtgaaaaagtattataaaacaacaaccaaatcCAAAAATCACACAtattaaacgaaaacaaaacatattagaatagaaaaaaagtagCATAAACCaaaacaagacaaaacaaataaaaaaaaacatcacacaacaaacacaaactgaACAACCAGTTTGTTTACAACAACACAGGGGAAAGGGGGTAAAATGACGAGAAGGAGGAAACTAAAAGCGTTGAACAAAACTTGCAGCAAGCGAacggcgacgacgatgacgacgacgacgatgctgTAGTTTAAATTAGATTCGGTGGCTTCAATTTTGCCCGTAATTTCATGACTCacataaaaaaagcttttctttGAAGTACTTATTTTCCCTACGCTTACAAGAAGGAAGGAGCGATTTTGCATTTAAAATTCCACTGCACTATGAAACTATAGGTGCAAGCACCGCCACTACCCTGCGGCTACTGTACAGCGGAAagtgttgccatctattgcAAAGCCAACTAAGTACGATATGTTCACATTTCGTGCCCGCCGCGCCTTGTTGCCGGATGGAGACGCCTTGTTGCTCACTCGGGAGACACAGTACAAAGGACTGGGCGTTTCCATTGCGTGCAAAggatgggggaaaaaatacaGCTGAGAAAGGATGGCATCATGATGTGAGGCAGTAAATGCACTTTTCCGATGTGAATGTGTATATATGTTTAATGATCATAACGAGCAATGGAGCAAGTCATTAACGTTGCGCCGTTCAACCTGCAACCTAACTGTTCTAAATGGcgtgttgtttttgtacatatGCATGCTCGTTACGATACGGTATCCCCATTTCCCTACTCCTGATCCGTAAGGGGagaaacgcacgcacacacacgtcatACTTACAGTGTGCATTATACTTGCGCtgggcaacagcaacacaatacacaacacaacagcacaacaTGAAACAGAATTACAAACAGAAGAATGAAGGAAATGACGGGCGCGATGTGATCCTTtgccaagagagagagagcgagcgagtaGTGAAAGGAACGAGGAAGGACACACAGTCCCAAATGGGTTCTTCGTTCACCCCCCCCATCCACACTGTTCGCGGTTGATGAGAGTgaggagagtgtgtgtgatcgGATGGTTACAACCCGCGTGCTGTCACCACACGGCGCCGTGGCACGGAGCGGTGGAAAATGGTATTATTACCTATTGTAGACACGATTGCCCGCCGTTGCCGTCATTGTCGCAGCTGTGGGTTGATGATTCGTCACCGCCACCGCTTTCACACCGACCAGCGGCACGGCGGCAATGCCCTTCGCCGGCTCGACGGCCCCCTTAGCGGTCAGCACACCGCCCTTGGATGACTTCTgaagcggctgctgctgtggcggCTGCGGCTGAGGTTTCAAGCTCAGCGGGAAGTTGTTGTAGGAAGAGCGATGTTTCAGCGACTCTAGATTGGCGGAGGAAGACTTGCCGATCGGGTAGTTGCGCACGATGTTGTAGAAGTTGCTGTCGGACTGGCGGAAGAACCCGCCgacctgctgcagctgctggacgGAGCCGACCGAGCTGGAGCTGGTCAGCAGCCCCCCGGTACATCGGTCGGTCGCTGGGTCGGGCTGCCCGACCACGATCCCACCGATCGGGGCACTCTTGCGGAAGTTACGCTCGAAcggattgttgctgctgctgctgcctcgtATCGAGCTGCGTGCGATCACTTTCGCCACCGAGCCGGTGGTTGGTGAGGTCGCTTTCGGTTTCGCTGCCGGCAGTCGTACCGCCGCGTCCGGATCGTTCTCGTCCGGACTGCTCGTGGCGCTGGCACGCGTTGCGTTGTAGGTCGAGGCGGACGCGAACCGCTTCCGGCCAATGTTGGGCGTCAGGAAGGGCACATGGTTCACGCGCTCCGCTGCCAGTACGGTCGGGATCGTGCTGAGCGAGTTGATCTTCGTCAAATTGCTCGGACCGAGCGTTGCTGATGGAGCGGTCCCACCACCGGCCGCCGCCGGATCATCATCAATGCCAATGTAGCGTGTGTACCCGATGCCGGACCGCTTCCGATACACACCGCTGTGGAAGGAGCTGCGCATCTGGAAGGGCAGAAACCGATTGGCCAACTCGACACCggcgccaccgccaccaccaccgagcgGCGATAGCTGGCACGAGGACGGTGCGTTTGACTCATCCGAGGaacttttctcctccgccTTGAGCTGCCGGCGGCGCCGCACCAACACATCGTCCGACTCGTCGCCCCCGGTCAGGTCGGTGAGCGAGCGCATCTTGGCGAAGCTGAACCGGCGCGTCTCAAAGTCCCGCTTCGACTGCAGCAGATCGACCGGCGTGTGGCCAAACTCGCGCTCGTACGCCGACAGATTGCCGAGCGACTTCATGCGGCTCAGGTTTAGCCCCGGCGtcagatggtggtggtgatccACGTCCTGCTGCCCTCCAGCGGCCAGGAAGTAGCCGTGCGTTTGGTCGCccacctcctcctcgtcgGAAAACATGGCCCCCTTCGGAACGGCCAGATTGTTCATGCTCTTGATCTTGACCAGCTTCGACAGCGGGATCTCGGACGTCGGTGTGCCGAACTCTTCCACGCCCGACTCGGTCCGATCGTCGCTCGCGCCACCCTCGTCCTCCGACAGCACCGTCACATCCGGCGTGACGAACACCTCGTCGCCCGAGTCCGAGTTCGGGCTCTGCGGTATGCGCAGCTTCATCAGCAGCCGGTTCGCCGTCATCATCTGCTGCTTGGTCGGGTTGAGCCGGCCGTTGCTGCCGGcgctcgtgctgctgctgagacCGCTGGCGAGAAGTTTCTTATTAGCGAGCGTTACGAAACGGCCCCCGTTAGCTAAGGAAGACTGTGCGGTACTACTACTAGacgtggtgatggtggtgttggtggtggtgatggttttgGAGCCGGCGACCGTCAGCAGCGTGCCCGGTTTGCCCTGGTAAACCGTTGCCGTCGCCGGACGGTACCTTTTTGGacgtttttttgtggtttgtttttggtatAGCATTTGAAGTCCCCAACATAACGTGTTTTTGTGTCGCGTGTTGCGGAGGAATGTAGTTGTGTCATttgttgatgattttttgcacatttttcatGTAAACATCGGTGTATGTTTATcgaatgtgtgttgtgtacgcccacaagtgtgtgtgtgtaagtttacacacaaaaaccacgCGGGAGGGGTGTAAAAAGGGGGTGAGAAACGGTCGTGTGCCGTATTTTTCCACATCATCGCGCATTCATCGGTGTcgcaaataaaagaaaaggggGCCGGGAAAGgggtataaaaaataaaaacacacacagaaaaaaaatcaggaataggaagggagggaaaaaggaaaagaaaaagggaagggaagaaaagagagaaaaaaagaaataaaaaaatgggaaaatagcgcaatttctaaaacaaaaaggactaaaacaaaaaggacaacaacaaaacatatcAAAGTCTAGAACTATTTCTCTATCCTACACGACTGGGCAGATACACAACAGcgcaaaagaaagaaggacattcggaaaatgggaaatggaGTGTATAGAGAGCGCGCGACACTAGCAAGAGATCGTTAGGACACACTAATGAGAAGAGTaagcaagaaagaaacagGGCGGCCATCTAATTACGCcatctaaacacacacacacaaggccAGAGAGATACGCTATGAATGGTGAGAAAAAGGCACAGCCCCCACAGCAAGAAGGGTTCTCTATTTAGAGAGCTTTATTATTGAGTTGAAGCCTGCTTGAAGGTGCCTGCTGCGTGATGCTGCCTCACTACTAATGACATGAGATGACCGACAACAAACGCAAGCCTGTGTCTTTGCAAAAAAGGTCCTCTTGGGATGCAGGCAGattaaaaatgtgtgtcaGCCATGCCGAGATGccggtagagagagagagctacgCGTGAGCTACATTTTAGCTTAATGAAGGCGAGTTCCTTCGGGTTTGGGCAGTCGGAATGATAAGCATGTTGTTTCTAAGCATGTGTGTTACGTTTCTGTTTTGCAGCAAGAATTGATTagttccaacacacacacacaagccggGCTACACCGTGCCATACGCTCTACATGCTTGTTTTTAGAATGCTTCACGATGAGCGCTCTGTTGCTTTCGGTGATGAAAAACTACTAATAAACATTaatttcccttctttcttttttggcttGTTCCTCAAGCATTAGATACGTTTGAGTTGTTGCTTTGAAGAAAAAGCAATCACAATCTGCTTTGTGATACACGAACACGACATGTTTATGACCATACCGTGCATAAACATGATTAAAATGCGGAACTTTTCATCCGGCCTGAGAACACGTGCGACCAACGTGATTCGATTTGGTGGCCGAAGGTCTGCGACTGGTCTGCTGTTCTCTTCCTTTGTGTTTCCCTTTAGCTGCACGCTCGTTCTTCACACGTTAAAGTGGTACCAATTTTACCCATACACAACCATTCAAACCAACTTCAAAGGTGAATGGCACGGGGTTGAAAGCGTACATAATCGGGAGCATAACTGCCAGACGCCTGCCGGTCGACTGTTCGTTTGGGCTAATCTAGCCACACACCGACCCTTCTGTGTGATGACCGCAAACGAAATGCTCGCCGAAAAGCTTATCGGTAAAAGATCGGAATCACCGTCGCGTGAAGCATTAGCATTAGAGAAGTAGCGGTTTTGTTGGTAATAAAAAAGGGTAACAAATATGCTCCGCGAACGCCTTTGAGATTAAGCtcattttgcttctttttttttcttttttttaaactttgtataatttgtttttatttcaaacttTGTCTGGTGGCACGGGCCGAGGTTAGACGAGGGAGTTCAAACTTTGCTAAAGCTGTATAAGCTCATAAAGGATGGTGATTACGGAGTTGAAATCCCTTTCCTTCCATTACCAACCCAGCGGAGGGTCAATTTTAGTTTCCCAATCTTACACTTCAATAATCAATAAGATGAGGATCTGCTTTCGTTAACGGTAAAATGATGCATTTTTTAATTGGATTCAAAGATCCGCTTCTCCTACGCAGCCTGAATAATGTTTCCCGCCATTTATTACGGGTAATGATCTGCTATCAAAGTGTTCGGTTGCTTCCACGATAAACcattaaattgaaattcatACCCCGCTTCTTGACTCCGATCCGTTTTCTtgctgcttttgtgtgtgtgtgtgcttgtgtgtatgtgctccaGCAGCACTTTATCTCGAAgctatattatttttatgattcgacAGCTCGTTAGAGCTCTGCTTTcttgttggcttttttttgccatatgaTAAGCAGCAACGTTTTAGGCACGAACGAACGCTCGCCCCAGAAAGACAACGATCTGGCGGAAAATCACGCACAGTGCATAAACTGACCCCGGTGGTGCGGAATATTAAATTTCCCAAATATTTGACCCATAATCTTGGTACATTCCGTTGCAGACGAGTAGTATTGTGCTCGAGTATGAAATTAATGAAAGAAAGTATCTTATATCAACAATTTTCTCCACAAAAGCAAGTCCTCTTCACAGTCCTAACCTTTTCGCGATGTACTTCGTGGAAAATTGCCCAATCAATTTGATAGAAATTGTTTTCTGAAAACACCCTAATCGTTCACTCTTGTAAGGGTCTTTTTGTCCTTCAAACAATCACAAAACAATTCGCAAATGATTCGAGCGAAATTCTCCTgcgaaaacaacaataaacaacagCACCATGAGAAACTTTTCTATGAACTTTCAGCTTAATAGCATTTCCATACAACAGTCGTTACGCTTTCCCCAATAACGATCAATACATTTGGAAGCAATAATGGTCTATAAATAATGCTACTCTCCGGACGTCATCAGCACAGTATTTGAACCCAATCAGATATAAATTCAAatgacagacacacacacaaacacaacagcaTCTCTCACTGCACATGACCGCTTTCGGTATTGTGTTCGCCGGAGAAAGGTTTCGagaaagcaaatgaaaacgacaaaaaaaggattcgaAATAAATgtgtgcatacacacacacagctacgATATGGCGCTCACATGGTTCACAACATTGTTAGTCGAAGGTAATGGTCAAGAAGAGATTTGAAGATTATTGAAGCCTACAGAAGTAGCATCCACCACAGAGCGTAATGGAACAAGCTCTTCAGTTCTGGTGGTTTGGTTAGTGTTACCTATCTGTTAGTCACATTCTACTGGATTGTTTTATGAGctccaaacaaacgaaaaatgaTACGCTATTTGTAGGTTAAACACAAACCACAACTGTATGCAGATTGTTAGTTTACGGTACAGTTAAGCAACGGTTGTTTCGTTAGTAAGTGGTGGTAAAGTGGGATTGTACGGATCGCCTGCTTGTCGGCGGAGAAGTTCAAatgatatacaaaaaaaaaaaaatatcacagAAGGATAGAAAA
Proteins encoded:
- the LOC120959288 gene encoding uncharacterized protein LOC120959288 isoform X6 translates to MTLIGPGAPGMAFMMKKKKYKFSVELHLEELIEVPFLNAMLFAKVRLLDGGSFQAHSTREEVKNHTVRWGQKFEFPCKMTSNASTGVLDPCTVRISVRKEIKGGRSYQKLGFTDLNLAEFAGSGLTPRKYLLEGYDARHRQDNSMLNVSIRMHMIQGDILFKVPSPSPKSKTALPQDNMALGLQPTDPAMATVGPVVTPVVTRVSTKDDPSAGSVAPGFDSLPKKKPPTQVLPTTIEHQQSFDLDPQSFIITDSGISESSEPPSSLLDFQSNLSLVASLPVSVGAPQQTGSAALPGNQVVPTVGTVPGAIELGHSRNSSNTSQMSKGSGYSSFSHSQHSRQSSEGDSGHQRYRPATATVYQGKPGTLLTVAGSKTITTTNTTITTSSSSTAQSSLANGGRFVTLANKKLLASGLSSSTSAGSNGRLNPTKQQMMTANRLLMKLRIPQSPNSDSGDEVFVTPDVTVLSEDEGGASDDRTESGVEEFGTPTSEIPLSKLVKIKSMNNLAVPKGAMFSDEEEVGDQTHGYFLAAGGQQDVDHHHHLTPGLNLSRMKSLGNLSAYEREFGHTPVDLLQSKRDFETRRFSFAKMRSLTDLTGGDESDDVLVRRRRQLKAEEKSSSDESNAPSSCQLSPLGGGGGGAGVELANRFLPFQMRSSFHSGVYRKRSGIGYTRYIGIDDDPAAAGGGTAPSATLGPSNLTKINSLSTIPTVLAAERVNHVPFLTPNIGRKRFASASTYNATRASATSSPDENDPDAAVRLPAAKPKATSPTTGSVAKVIARSSIRGSSSSNNPFERNFRKSAPIGGIVVGQPDPATDRCTGGLLTSSSSVGSVQQLQQVGGFFRQSDSNFYNIVRNYPIGKSSSANLESLKHRSSYNNFPLSLKPQPQPPQQQPLQKSSKGGVLTAKGAVEPAKGIAAVPLVGVKAVAVTNHQPTAATMTATAGNRVYNRNPSSGSIPMSETGSLDRMKSAAERRKKGAGHDGDSGMAPTLSGRVEDTRVNTGLIIDELLKNTKLDHLEDAENPTGLALYISSDGTTMVGSHEVHSRMPAGAFKQVVMETPR
- the LOC120959288 gene encoding uncharacterized protein LOC120959288 isoform X7, producing MTLIGPGAPGMAFMMKKKKYKFSVELHLEELIEVPFLNAMLFAKVRLLDGGSFQAHSTREEVKNHTVRWGQKFEFPCKMTSNASTGVLDPCTVRISVRKEIKGGRSYQKLGFTDLNLAEFAGSGLTPRKYLLEGYDARHRQDNSMLNVSIRMHMIQGDILFKVPSPSPKSKTALPQDNMALGLQPTDPAMATVGPVVTPVVTRVSTKDDPSAGSVAPGFDSLPKKKPPTQVLPTTIEHQQSFDLDPQSFIITDSGISESSEPPSSLLDFQSNLSLVASLPVSVGAPQQTGSAALPGNQVVPTVGTVPGAIELGHSRNSSNTSQMSKGSGYSSFSHSQHSRQSSEGDSGHQRYRPATATVYQGKPGTLLTVAGSKTITTTNTTITTSSSSTAQSSLANGGRFVTLANKKLLASGLSSSTSAGSNGRLNPTKQQMMTANRLLMKLRIPQSPNSDSGDEVFVTPDVTVLSEDEGGASDDRTESGVEEFGTPTSEIPLSKLVKIKSMNNLAVPKGAMFSDEEEVGDQTHGYFLAAGGQQDVDHHHHLTPGLNLSRMKSLGNLSAYEREFGHTPVDLLQSKRDFETRRFSFAKMRSLTDLTGGDESDDVLVRRRRQLKAEEKSSSDESNAPSSCQLSPLGGGGGGAGVELANRFLPFQMRSSFHSGVYRKRSGIGYTRYIGIDDDPAAAGGGTAPSATLGPSNLTKINSLSTIPTVLAAERVNHVPFLTPNIGRKRFASASTYNATRASATSSPDENDPDAAVRLPAAKPKATSPTTGSVAKVIARSSIRGSSSSNNPFERNFRKSAPIGGIVVGQPDPATDRCTGGLLTSSSSVGSVQQLQQVGGFFRQSDSNFYNIVRNYPIGKSSSANLESLKHRSSYNNFPLSLKPQPQPPQQQPLQKSSKGGVLTAKGAVEPAKGIAAVPLVGVKAVAVTNHQPTAATMTATAGNRVYNSSGSIPMSETGSLDRMKSAAERRKKGAGHDGDSGMAPTLSGRVEDTRVNTGLIIDELLKNTKLDHLEDAENPTGLALYISSDGTTMVGSHEVHSRMPAGAFKQVVMETPR